The following proteins come from a genomic window of Natronosalvus vescus:
- a CDS encoding polysaccharide pyruvyl transferase family protein, with amino-acid sequence MNGNHRKVTRNLSLVASVEREFLSNLVFPENSRPKSFDGRKNIAIVGGELFNKGAQAMTFTVVDHLSKTYPEKDIILLSAQDYHRPPHEKSQYTFEILPWDPEVHLSLLSPSITTVNTTEYPSRVMKQVRELFSSCACLIDISGYAFSSQFSFKRSFTYLTNLVIAKKFGIPLYIFPQSIGPFDYSTPKKLVFNPLMQTYLHYPEVICPRENAGVESLAPYTQSNVQRENDIVLQNKDYDLKNIYSSQPDIERRAIDPNGVGIVPNSKVFERADPEELYSLYDAAIEELLSKDRSVYILRHSVEDLDLCRNIKRRFRDDDRVVLIKEELNAIELEYIIDQFEFLIGSRYHSLIHAYKNHVPVIAIGWAVKYEELLKNFDQEEFFFEGRKQISVDEFIDAINRMSKQCSHESGVIETKVKSIQQDDLFSRLFGE; translated from the coding sequence ATGAACGGGAATCACCGAAAGGTCACTCGAAATCTTTCTTTAGTTGCATCCGTCGAGCGGGAATTCCTATCGAATTTAGTGTTTCCCGAGAATAGCCGCCCAAAATCCTTCGATGGACGAAAAAATATTGCTATAGTCGGTGGTGAGCTGTTCAACAAGGGGGCTCAAGCGATGACGTTTACCGTCGTCGATCATCTATCAAAAACATATCCCGAAAAGGATATTATCCTCCTTTCTGCGCAGGACTATCACCGACCACCCCACGAGAAATCACAGTACACTTTCGAAATACTGCCGTGGGATCCTGAGGTTCACCTCTCTTTGCTTTCTCCCTCGATTACTACAGTAAACACTACTGAATATCCAAGCAGGGTGATGAAACAGGTTAGAGAATTATTTTCAAGCTGTGCTTGCCTAATCGATATAAGTGGCTATGCGTTCTCTTCCCAATTTAGCTTCAAACGTTCGTTCACGTACCTCACCAATCTCGTAATCGCTAAAAAATTCGGTATCCCACTATACATTTTTCCGCAATCAATCGGACCCTTTGACTACTCTACCCCGAAAAAACTCGTCTTTAACCCACTCATGCAAACGTATCTCCACTATCCTGAGGTAATTTGTCCACGAGAAAATGCAGGCGTCGAATCTCTCGCTCCGTACACACAAAGTAATGTACAACGGGAAAACGATATTGTCCTTCAGAACAAGGATTACGATCTAAAAAATATCTATTCAAGCCAGCCAGATATCGAACGCAGAGCAATTGACCCAAATGGAGTCGGAATTGTTCCCAATTCAAAGGTATTCGAACGTGCAGATCCTGAAGAGTTGTATTCGCTCTATGATGCAGCTATTGAAGAATTGCTTTCGAAAGATCGATCAGTTTACATCCTTAGACACTCAGTTGAAGACCTAGATCTTTGTAGGAATATAAAACGACGGTTCAGAGACGATGATCGAGTTGTTCTGATAAAGGAAGAGTTGAACGCGATAGAACTCGAATACATTATCGATCAGTTTGAGTTTTTGATAGGCTCTCGGTACCACTCGCTCATTCATGCATACAAGAACCATGTTCCTGTAATTGCTATAGGATGGGCCGTAAAATATGAAGAACTTTTGAAAAACTTTGATCAAGAAGAGTTCTTTTTCGAAGGACGTAAGCAGATTAGTGTGGATGAGTTCATTGATGCAATAAACAGAATGAGTAAACAGTGTAGCCACGAATCTGGGGTCATTGAAACGAAAGTCAAGAGTATACAACAAGACGATTTGTTTAGTAGACTGTTTGGTGAGTGA
- a CDS encoding flippase: MPRNLVRAFLSILGTKIGVLFLAILTTPIIVRLLGSDGYGDYALVMSVFGVLSVFTTSGIFNGIRKYIAEDRSFNCWSDHVFAFYFKVSVLVTGGFALFLILLSQTRLVEESLSSEFQLYFLILAAYLFLDQFYSVGRGALMGFGLEHHSEPLKIVKKLIYAITAIALLYFGLGVEGVLLGQVTAALIVGVTTLWLIRERISFAQVFRRSHSIPKYELLSFNVYSILLAFLTISLYHVDILILRPVAGNVETGYYKAALVIAEFLWMAPMAIQYTLVHSTSEMWSKGQHETITEIASRSTRLNLSLMVIMMIGLAALANTFVPIYFGSEFYPAVVPLLILLPGVLGFALARPIFAIGQGKGELRSLVLATGAAAVLNLCLNLLLIPSYGMIGAALATSIGYASMFLFHTLIARRIGFDPIADLRAIRIFAAGLLTAPVVFGLAEVLTPLFSLVVVPIVGFMLYFALSVQLGVISTDELKMVHQKAPSKFDPIFKWIFAFKG; encoded by the coding sequence GTGCCCCGGAATCTCGTTCGAGCTTTCCTCTCAATTTTGGGGACGAAAATAGGTGTTCTTTTTCTGGCTATACTTACTACACCGATTATTGTCCGTCTTCTTGGTAGTGATGGATATGGCGATTATGCTTTAGTGATGTCCGTATTCGGTGTACTATCTGTCTTTACCACATCGGGGATTTTCAATGGTATAAGGAAGTATATTGCTGAGGATCGATCCTTCAACTGCTGGAGCGATCACGTTTTCGCATTTTACTTTAAGGTGTCAGTGTTGGTTACGGGAGGGTTTGCGCTCTTCTTGATACTCCTCTCACAGACGAGACTCGTTGAAGAATCACTCTCAAGTGAGTTCCAGCTATATTTTTTAATCCTGGCGGCTTATCTCTTCCTTGATCAATTCTATTCAGTAGGAAGAGGCGCATTAATGGGATTCGGGTTAGAACACCACTCCGAACCTCTCAAAATTGTAAAAAAGCTCATATATGCAATAACAGCGATTGCATTACTATATTTTGGACTAGGTGTAGAGGGAGTACTCCTTGGCCAAGTTACTGCAGCACTGATTGTTGGTGTTACAACCCTTTGGTTGATCCGAGAACGGATATCTTTCGCACAGGTTTTTAGAAGATCTCACTCTATTCCTAAATATGAACTCTTGAGCTTCAATGTGTACAGCATATTACTTGCATTCTTAACAATATCACTATATCACGTAGACATTCTAATTTTACGGCCAGTAGCTGGAAACGTCGAGACTGGCTATTACAAGGCTGCACTTGTTATTGCTGAGTTCCTCTGGATGGCTCCTATGGCAATCCAGTATACCCTTGTTCATTCAACTTCCGAAATGTGGTCAAAAGGGCAACACGAAACGATTACCGAAATTGCCTCCCGATCAACGAGGCTTAACCTTTCTCTAATGGTTATTATGATGATAGGGTTAGCTGCTCTTGCAAACACTTTCGTTCCAATTTATTTTGGGTCTGAATTTTATCCAGCAGTTGTCCCTCTATTAATTCTTCTTCCAGGCGTACTTGGATTCGCATTAGCGCGGCCGATCTTTGCCATTGGTCAAGGTAAGGGCGAACTTCGAAGCCTAGTTCTTGCTACCGGTGCTGCTGCGGTGCTTAACCTGTGTCTGAATCTCTTGTTGATCCCATCATATGGGATGATTGGTGCTGCACTTGCGACATCTATCGGATACGCCTCTATGTTTCTCTTCCACACTTTGATTGCACGGCGTATCGGTTTCGATCCGATCGCCGACCTTCGCGCGATTAGAATATTTGCTGCCGGTCTTCTCACTGCACCAGTAGTATTTGGTTTAGCAGAAGTTCTGACCCCCCTCTTTTCGCTTGTCGTCGTCCCAATTGTCGGTTTTATGCTGTATTTTGCACTCTCCGTACAGTTAGGGGTTATCAGTACCGATGAATTAAAAATGGTTCATCAGAAAGCACCGAGCAAGTTCGATCCAATTTTCAAATGGATATTTGCTTTCAAGGGATAA
- a CDS encoding MFS transporter has protein sequence MSDDGDSSALVDATATFLEEKPDGERALEAVLEVDAEHETWTFDDVELDSGTFGELVSRGIVEKVDGEYQLVNREIVAAVVAGEDIGAYSSDSGPSITLPSIDLGIWGDVRALLGLAGALLLVFVMRITQYGSVMRGDDVVSPGNDPYHYRYWMEELLAESTSPTDIGLLAEMPAGAMSRRPLTHALNWWFATLLGGDQWAADMVAAWLPVVASIALGVVIYALAVVVTRDPRMGIASVVLFAIAPVHVVYTQIGFLEHRLHQYFWLGVTLLALAWLAVDFTRRREDSETQEAIRGHLESPVTWLWAVVLGVALGFSVHLWGGSPLLFIPFAAYIGLRTLLDVREGISPTLANLPVLGGLVIGTVISVWMHTSWDWRLAFVAYTPAMVLGGAIAVMALGDLWRHLEIHVGGLAALEAVVAGLGVYLLRTYRPDDWAQARARADDLFLREGYTESASLFTFDYGVIFGPVIQLGVSFYLAMAILGWVCWALYRDYEPAWLLLGVYTIILTVLAGIQIRFAAQLAIPLSVLGGVGLVYVLSTLDLVRRPMPFRSPEPVTPARADGGGDDPVITAPDVQTTAYIVGIGLLICGMSLIYAPGLAGQVSYDDPEYEAVMAIEEHANETEREFPGNYVLSHWGDNRMHNYFVNGESRGYGYARSNFDDFRLDDDPDRYHEAFGDRVGYVLVTDREAHSGTVQTHLLEGLGVGEGDGEPLEHYQLLYVDDDRSVAAFALVPGATLEVGSESGENVIVSGDIFVSGESLEYERTVTVGEDGKLEVTVSNPGTYLIDGEEVVVSEEDVAGAATLEVE, from the coding sequence ATGAGCGATGACGGCGACTCGAGTGCACTTGTGGACGCGACGGCCACGTTCCTCGAGGAGAAACCCGACGGGGAACGGGCACTCGAGGCCGTCCTCGAGGTCGATGCGGAACACGAGACGTGGACGTTCGACGACGTCGAACTCGATTCGGGAACGTTTGGCGAGCTGGTCTCTCGAGGGATCGTTGAGAAAGTCGACGGAGAATATCAACTGGTAAATCGGGAAATTGTTGCTGCGGTGGTTGCTGGCGAGGATATAGGGGCTTACTCGAGCGACAGTGGGCCGTCGATAACCCTCCCGTCGATCGATCTGGGGATCTGGGGCGACGTGCGAGCACTCCTTGGGTTGGCTGGCGCGCTACTGCTGGTGTTCGTAATGCGGATTACCCAGTACGGGTCGGTGATGCGTGGCGACGACGTCGTCTCCCCGGGGAACGACCCGTACCACTATCGCTACTGGATGGAGGAGTTGCTGGCGGAGTCGACGAGTCCGACCGACATCGGGTTGCTTGCTGAGATGCCTGCGGGTGCCATGTCTCGCCGGCCACTGACTCATGCACTCAACTGGTGGTTCGCAACGTTGCTCGGCGGAGACCAGTGGGCTGCCGATATGGTTGCCGCTTGGCTTCCGGTTGTTGCGTCGATCGCCCTCGGCGTCGTGATTTACGCGCTGGCTGTTGTTGTGACAAGAGACCCACGGATGGGTATCGCTTCAGTCGTTCTGTTCGCTATCGCTCCCGTTCACGTTGTGTACACACAGATTGGATTTCTCGAGCACCGACTCCACCAGTACTTCTGGCTTGGCGTGACGTTGTTGGCGCTGGCCTGGCTCGCTGTGGACTTCACTCGACGACGAGAGGATAGCGAGACTCAGGAGGCGATTCGCGGCCATCTCGAGTCTCCAGTGACGTGGTTGTGGGCGGTCGTCCTCGGCGTGGCCCTCGGATTTTCGGTACACCTCTGGGGCGGCTCGCCGTTGTTGTTCATCCCGTTTGCGGCGTACATTGGCCTTCGAACGCTCCTCGACGTTCGAGAGGGGATCTCACCGACGTTAGCGAACCTGCCGGTGCTCGGGGGCCTCGTGATTGGGACAGTGATTTCGGTCTGGATGCACACCAGCTGGGACTGGAGACTGGCGTTCGTGGCGTACACGCCCGCGATGGTTCTCGGTGGGGCGATCGCCGTGATGGCACTGGGAGACCTGTGGCGTCACCTCGAGATCCACGTCGGTGGACTGGCGGCGCTCGAGGCGGTCGTTGCTGGCCTCGGGGTGTACCTGCTTCGGACGTATCGACCCGACGACTGGGCGCAGGCACGAGCACGGGCTGACGACCTCTTTCTTCGAGAAGGATATACGGAATCCGCGTCGTTGTTCACGTTCGACTACGGCGTGATATTCGGCCCGGTCATCCAGCTCGGGGTCAGCTTCTATCTGGCCATGGCTATTCTCGGCTGGGTATGCTGGGCCCTCTACCGTGACTACGAACCAGCGTGGCTGCTTCTCGGCGTCTACACGATCATCCTCACGGTGCTCGCCGGTATTCAGATCCGGTTTGCCGCACAGCTCGCGATCCCGCTGTCCGTCCTCGGCGGGGTTGGACTCGTCTACGTCCTTTCGACGCTCGATCTGGTTCGACGTCCGATGCCGTTTCGGTCGCCAGAGCCTGTCACGCCAGCACGAGCTGATGGCGGTGGTGACGATCCAGTCATTACGGCTCCGGATGTACAGACGACAGCGTATATCGTCGGAATCGGGTTGCTCATTTGCGGGATGAGCCTCATTTACGCGCCGGGTCTTGCAGGCCAGGTAAGTTACGATGATCCCGAGTACGAGGCCGTCATGGCGATCGAGGAACACGCAAACGAAACCGAGCGTGAATTCCCTGGCAACTACGTGTTGAGCCACTGGGGGGACAACCGGATGCATAACTACTTCGTGAACGGGGAATCTCGCGGGTACGGCTATGCCAGATCGAACTTCGACGACTTCCGGCTCGACGACGATCCAGACCGCTATCACGAGGCGTTTGGTGACAGAGTTGGGTACGTCCTCGTGACTGATAGGGAAGCGCATTCGGGGACTGTTCAGACACACCTACTCGAAGGCTTGGGTGTCGGAGAGGGAGATGGCGAGCCACTCGAGCACTACCAACTGTTGTACGTCGACGACGATCGATCCGTGGCAGCATTCGCACTGGTTCCTGGTGCGACGCTAGAGGTCGGCAGTGAATCGGGCGAGAACGTGATCGTCAGCGGCGACATTTTCGTGTCGGGTGAGTCGTTAGAATACGAGCGAACAGTGACGGTTGGGGAAGACGGGAAACTCGAGGTGACAGTTTCGAATCCTGGTACTTATTTGATTGATGGTGAAGAGGTAGTCGTTTCCGAGGAAGATGTGGCAGGTGCCGCGACGCTTGAGGTGGAGTGA
- a CDS encoding DUF4330 family protein, translating to MSIIDDEGNLFGVVNVIDALAVLLILAVLVVGVAVVGVMWSDGEPETRYATIDLGEQPDYVADRIEPGDRMAVEGYDQNVTITDVYVTSTPDDDNADAGPSIVVRAAVDGELIENDHGRLEFTHAGDRFRAGNELTLDMLEYTATGVVTTIDQEGDTLDTQTTTVLLESTLPASTADAIQVDDEFGVAGHTFATVTEVRTYAVGSDQRRVQVGLELETITRGSTPHFAGNSVAIGSDLSITAGEYAFTGDVIRIGSLQEAGDIDETTVELKLENVNPDLADSLEAGMTETERGETVATVQSVESQPAEVVLESEDGNIYLREHPKNMDVRLVVDVQTVETESGLRFKGDSLREGNTIHLDFGSISVDGMVTTIDHDD from the coding sequence ATGTCGATAATAGACGACGAAGGCAATCTCTTTGGCGTCGTCAACGTGATCGACGCACTCGCTGTCTTGTTGATTCTAGCCGTCCTCGTCGTGGGAGTCGCTGTTGTCGGCGTCATGTGGAGCGACGGCGAACCGGAAACGCGATATGCGACGATCGATCTCGGCGAACAGCCCGACTACGTGGCCGACCGAATCGAACCGGGTGACCGAATGGCCGTCGAGGGATACGACCAGAACGTGACGATTACGGACGTCTACGTCACATCCACACCCGATGACGACAACGCCGACGCCGGCCCGTCCATCGTCGTCCGCGCCGCAGTCGACGGCGAACTCATCGAGAACGACCACGGCCGCCTCGAGTTCACCCACGCGGGCGATCGTTTCCGCGCAGGCAACGAACTCACCCTCGACATGCTCGAGTACACGGCCACCGGCGTCGTCACGACCATTGACCAGGAGGGAGACACCCTCGACACGCAGACGACGACCGTCCTGCTCGAGTCGACCCTCCCCGCGAGCACGGCCGACGCGATCCAGGTCGACGACGAGTTCGGCGTGGCGGGCCACACCTTCGCGACGGTCACCGAGGTTCGAACGTACGCCGTCGGCAGCGACCAACGACGGGTGCAAGTCGGCCTCGAACTCGAGACCATCACACGCGGATCGACGCCCCACTTCGCGGGCAACTCGGTCGCGATCGGCTCCGACCTGTCGATAACAGCCGGCGAGTACGCCTTCACCGGCGACGTCATCCGTATCGGCTCACTCCAGGAGGCAGGCGACATCGACGAGACGACGGTCGAACTCAAACTCGAGAACGTCAACCCCGATCTCGCGGATAGCCTCGAGGCCGGGATGACCGAGACCGAGCGCGGCGAAACGGTTGCCACCGTCCAAAGCGTCGAGAGCCAGCCCGCGGAGGTCGTCCTCGAGAGCGAGGACGGAAACATCTACCTTCGCGAGCACCCGAAGAACATGGACGTCCGACTCGTGGTCGACGTACAGACCGTGGAGACCGAATCCGGTCTCCGATTCAAGGGTGACTCCCTCAGAGAAGGAAACACGATCCACCTCGACTTCGGCTCGATTTCGGTCGACGGAATGGTGACCACGATCGACCACGACGACTAA